A stretch of the Polyangiaceae bacterium genome encodes the following:
- a CDS encoding methyltransferase domain-containing protein: MYSDVLTRLRERRGVYDFEFDRVYSEELQRVSAFFWTPVSVAVRAAELLVQGPSTRVLDVGSGAGKFCLVGAAATGASFTGVEHRERFVRAASASARALGLESVSFIHDNFDRVDVSAFDALYFFNPFEENIWYPHDQIDHSVELSEDRYLTDIARAERLLHRARAGTRVATYHGFGGVMPSSYRLELEERRHSGVLALWVKGGDAA; the protein is encoded by the coding sequence TTGTACTCGGACGTGCTCACGCGACTGCGCGAACGACGCGGGGTCTACGACTTCGAGTTCGACCGCGTCTACTCCGAGGAGCTCCAGCGCGTGTCCGCCTTCTTCTGGACGCCGGTCTCCGTGGCGGTGCGCGCGGCGGAGCTCTTGGTCCAGGGGCCCTCGACACGCGTGCTCGACGTCGGCTCGGGCGCGGGCAAGTTCTGCCTGGTCGGCGCCGCGGCGACCGGCGCCAGCTTCACCGGGGTCGAGCACCGCGAGCGCTTCGTGCGCGCGGCCAGCGCCTCGGCGCGCGCGCTCGGCCTCGAAAGCGTGAGCTTCATCCACGACAACTTCGATCGCGTGGACGTCTCCGCCTTCGACGCGCTCTACTTCTTCAACCCGTTCGAAGAGAACATCTGGTACCCGCACGATCAGATCGATCACTCCGTGGAGCTGTCGGAGGATCGCTACCTGACGGACATCGCGCGGGCCGAGCGCCTCTTGCACCGGGCCCGCGCGGGCACACGGGTGGCCACCTACCACGGCTTCGGCGGGGTGATGCCGAGCTCGTACCGCCTGGAGCTCGAGGAGCGACGCCACTCCGGCGTGCTGGCCCTGTGGGTGAAGGGCGGCGACGCAGCCTGA